In the Puniceicoccus vermicola genome, AGGCATATCCTTACGCACAAATTCCTAGGCTAGCGTTTTCCTGTAAGATCTTCGAATTGTCCTGTTGGAGTATGCCTAAAATGGAGCGCAGAATTCATTCCGCCCCGTCAGATTGGCTGCGCATGAAAAGTTTTCCTCAGAATCTAAGGCGAAAGGCCTGAGTGGCACACGGGGCGGAGTGAATTCCGCGCTCCCATGTTCTTGCGCTTTCGAGACCGTCCTGAGCCATAGGCTTGTGCAAGGATATCCTACTCGTAGGAGGGGAGTTTTGGAGTGGTGATGGATGGGATATTATGTGGACCGGAGGTTAAGACTCCTCCCCTGTAAGCAGGGGAGGTGCTTCCATTGGAAGCGGAGGGGTTCTGGTCGCTGTCTGGGGCCTGTTTTTATGGCGACGATTTCCCCGACTGAAATCATGCGACTGACGACCAAGGAATCGACCCGAATTGTCCCACTTTTGGAGCGGCGAGTTGCCCGAAGGGGCGAAATCGAAATTCAAGAGTGATTTTTTTGAAAATTCAGGGACTCGGCGACAAGACGCCTCGAATGGGGTACTTCGTCTGATTCGATGGATTTGGGGAGGAAATAATTTGCCCTTCAGGGCGATGCGCGGTTGCGAAATTGTCCGACTTGGAGATAGTGGATTTCGGGTTTCAAAACTGCCTTTTGAGGCCGATTTGTTCCCGAATCGAAGACATTTCCATTCAAGCGATTTTTTTCGCTCTAAAATGGCCGACCACTACATATTGGGGTCATTCTCCAATGATTTCCTGTATTTAGTGTTTGACTGACCATAAGGAATCCTTGTGATTCATAACACTCTGGCCGTTTTCCTTCGAAATCACCATCAGTGTCCGTATGTGTATTTTTCGCAGCGGTCGCCGGCGGTGTGCAGTGAAACTGCCGGCAATCAGCGGGGCCCAGCAAGGTAGCCTTCGCCTTTTCTTTCCAACCGCAAAATACGACAAGATACTCTCACAAAATGGAATCCTCTTACACCATCGGCGATCGCACCTTTGTTCTCGATAAAGACAAGGCAGAAGAAGCATTTGCAGCCAAGAAGATCATTCTCGGCCGCGAGACCATGACCTTCAACCTCCTCCCGTTGAAGTACAGTTGGGCTTATGATCTCTACCGGACGATGAAGGCGAACCATTGGGAGCCGGAAGATATTCCGATGCAGAAGGACGTCGAACAATGGCGTTCCTCAAGTGAACTCTCCGAAGTTGATCGCTGGATTATCATGATGGGCCTCGGCTATTTCTCCGCCGCCGAGGGGATCGTGGGGGACAACATCATTCACGTCGTTCGCGAGTTGGTCACCGCTCCCGAGCTGAAGCTGGTTCTCGGTCGTCACGCCCACGAAGAGAATATCCACGCCGACAGCCTCCTGTACATGATTAGCTCCCTCGGAGTGAACCCGCACGAGTGCGAGGCCATGTTCGAGCAGATCGACACCATTCGGAAGAAAAACGAGTTCGTCACCAAGACCTCTCTCGGTCTCCGTCGTGACCTCGACCTGCACCAGATCGAAAACAAGCAGCTCTTCGCGAAAAACCTATTTGTCTTCGGGCAGTGCATGGAAGGAACCCAGTTCTACGGGCTCTTCGGCATGATTCTCAGCCTCTACCGCCAGAACAAGTTCCCCGGCATCGGGCAGATGTTCCGCTACACACTGCGCGATGAGTCGAACCACATCGAGCTTTGCCGCAATCTGCTCATGGACTTGGTGGACGAGAATCCGGAAGTCTGGACCAAAGAGTTCAAGCAAGAGATGGTCGATCTGATGACTGAAGCGGTCGATCTCGAGAAAGAGTTCATCCGCGATTGCCTCCCGGTGAACGCTCTGGGCCTGAGTTCTGAGGAATTCCTGCAGTACATCGACTACATTGCCGACCGCCGCCTCGAAGGGGTAGGCCTCGACCCGCTCAATCCCGGCATTCAGAATCCTTTCCCTTGGCTCGCCGAAATGATGGACATTCAGAAGGAGCAAAACTTCTTCGAAGGCCGCGTCACCGAATACCAAAAATCCTCTTCCCTCTCCGCCGTCGACGACGACGAACTCTAATCCGTCCCTCCCGCTCCTCCACAGACCATGATCTCCCGCATCACCATCGAAGAAGACAAAGAACTCAAGCGTTTCGCCCGTGCTCCGCTTGAAGAAAAACCTCGCTATGACTGGCGCGCCCTCGTGCCCGACGATAGCGATTTGCGTCCCGCCGTCAAAATCCAGGATGGCGCCGACCTCCGTGACTTCAATTTGGCCGAAATCGCCGATTGGGTAGGGGAGGCTCTGACCAATCTCCTCCTATCCCGCCAGGAAGAGGATATCTTCACAGACAAGAATAAGAACTTTGTCGCCCTTGTTGCCAAGGAAGTGGGAGAGCGCCTTCAGCTGCAGTCTGCAGCCGGTCGCAAACTGGCACTTTCGCCCAACGATGTTTCCCTTCTCGTCGAGAAGGCCCTCATTGAGCTCGAAGCCCACGATGTGGCAAAGAGTTTCGTGTTCTCCCGCATCGTCCACCACGATGATCACGGCAATGGTTCGGATGAGGAGTTTTCTCCCGAATTGGCACGGCTTCGCCTCATCCGTCGCAATGGGCAAGTAGTACCTTGGAACCGCAACAAGATCGAAGTCGCGGTCCGCAAATCCTTTCTCTCGCTTGAGCTCGATTCCGACTCCGCAGTCGATGTTTCCCGCGGGGTCACCGAGCGGATTCTCGCTCTGGGTCAGGCGTTTGTGAACATCGAAGACGTTCAGGACATCGTCCAGGAAGAACTGATGCGCCAAGGACACTTCAAGGTGGCTGAGGCCTACATCCTGTACCGCGCCTACCGCGCTCGTCAGCGTGTGGAGGAAAACAGCACCGAGGCAACTGACGAAAAGCAGGACGCGATGATCGTCGTCCGCAAGGAGGACGGAGATT is a window encoding:
- a CDS encoding ribonucleotide-diphosphate reductase subunit beta, translating into MESSYTIGDRTFVLDKDKAEEAFAAKKIILGRETMTFNLLPLKYSWAYDLYRTMKANHWEPEDIPMQKDVEQWRSSSELSEVDRWIIMMGLGYFSAAEGIVGDNIIHVVRELVTAPELKLVLGRHAHEENIHADSLLYMISSLGVNPHECEAMFEQIDTIRKKNEFVTKTSLGLRRDLDLHQIENKQLFAKNLFVFGQCMEGTQFYGLFGMILSLYRQNKFPGIGQMFRYTLRDESNHIELCRNLLMDLVDENPEVWTKEFKQEMVDLMTEAVDLEKEFIRDCLPVNALGLSSEEFLQYIDYIADRRLEGVGLDPLNPGIQNPFPWLAEMMDIQKEQNFFEGRVTEYQKSSSLSAVDDDEL